The Fontisubflavum oceani genomic interval ATGGGTGTAGCTGATCTGCCCACCGCTGCGCCGGGTGATCCCTGGCAGACCAACCAGATGTTTCGCAGCCAATAACGCGCTATCGCAGCCGAAGAGCAACTCAACTTCACTGCCGCAGAGATACATTCGATGCTCAGGCGACACACACAACTCGCGGGTGTTTCCAAGCGCGCCTTCGGCAATCACCACCGGCGCAAACGTGCCTTGCGCCGGGACGGTGGTTCGCCCGATCCATGACACCGCGCAAGATGGATCGTCCAATGTCCAAATCCGGTCGCCGATCCGCACGTCTTCAACCGCCACCAACCCGTCTAAGCCGCGTATCAACGTGCCGGGCCCGAAACACGGGATAAAATCGCGATAGCGCGAGGTGCCGTCATTATTGCCGCCGGTTTTCACATAGCTTGTGCCGTCGACTAGCGCGGTATCTGTCGCAAAGCCCCAAACATCCGAGGTGACACCGCCTTGGGAGAACACATAGACGGTGATGGTTGGGCCGGTTTCATTGCCGAACTCATCCAACGCGCGCAGAAAGATCTGTGATTCCGATTCGACTTCGGTGCCATCGGCCACAATGCCACCGCCATCGATGATGACGTGATCGGCTTCGTCATCATCGTTGAACCGATTTCGACCGCCACCTGTGTCATCGAGCGTGACCTCTGTCCCGAAACCCTTGCTATACTCGAAGATCGTGCCGTTCGGCGTATCAGAGTTGTTGATAATCGAACTGCCGGGGGTGAGCGATGGCGATGCATTGGAGACGGTTAATCCAATGCTATCAAACGCGAAGAACGTTCTAGCGACCACAGCGCATCCAACTCAGTAAAAAGTCCATAAGCCTATATGATCGGAGAGGCGGGCCAGGAGATGAACACCTTGCGGCAATTCTAGGGCATCGTTTTCAACTACGGCCAAACTCCGCCGGTGAAATCGGGGCAAGCCCCATGATTTCGGCAGGATATCGCCATGAGCCGGTGCGCGAACGGGTTATGCTGGGCCCGGATCAGAGATTATCGGAAGAACTCGCAACCGCGAATCGGTCGCGGGACGTCGCGCGGATCAAGGTGCGGTGCAGGCCTGGCCCACGCAATCGACGCTGCGCCGCATAACGGCATCTGACGTTTCTGCCGCATTTGCGTGTCTTTACCCCGCCTGACACCAAGCTTATAAACCGCCCCATGACGTATCGCAGCTTGCGGATCATCATTCGAATTATAACCCCGGCTCTCTAAGAACTGAGACGCCGGGACAAGGTGTTTGAGCCATCGCACCGCCCTGATATTTCAAGAGACATCCGAGACGAAGGACGCCGATCATGTGCGCCGAAACGACCGATCAAAACCTCGACTACAAATCCACGCTGAACCTGCCACGAACCGAGTTTCCGATGCGCGCAGGCCTGCCCAAGCGCGAGCCTATGTGGCTGGAGAAATGGGAGAAAATCGGAATCTATGACCGTTTGCGCGAAAAACAGGGCCGCAAACCCTTCACGCTGCATGACGGCCCGCCCTATGCCAATGGCAATCTCCATATCGGCCACGCGCTGAACAAGATCCTGAAAGACATGGTCGTCCGCTCGCAGCAGATGATGGGCCATGACGCGCGCTACATCCCCGGATGGGACTGTCACGGCCTGCCGATCGAATGGAAGATCGAAGAGAAATACCGCCAGAAGGGCCAGGACAAAGACAGCGTGCCGGTCAATGAGTTCCGTCAGGAATGCCGTGACTTTGCCCAAGGTTGGGTCGACATCCAACGCGAAGAGTTCAAACGCCTTGGCGTCACCGGCAAGTGGGAAAACCCCTATCTGACGATGGATTTCCACGCCGAGCGGGTGATTGCCGAGGAATTCCAGAAGTTCCTGATGAATGGCACGCTTTATCAAGGCTCCAAGCCCGTGATGTGGTCGCCGGTCGAGAAAACCGCCCTGGCCGAGGCCGAGGTGGAGTATCACGACCACCAGAGCCACACGATCTGGGTCACCTTCCCGGTCTTGAGCGACACCCGCACCGATCCGTTGGTGATGGGCGACGGCGTGACCACCGGGCGGGTGGAACCGCTTGGCGATCTGGATGGCGCGCATGTGGTGATCTGGACCACGACACCCTGGACCATGCCGCAGAACCGGGCGATCTGTTTCGGCCCGGACATCTCTTATGGGCTTTATGAGGTGACGGGGCGGCCCGAGGAATGCTGGGCCCAAATCGGGCGGCGGTACCTGATGGCCGATACCTTGGCGGAAAGCATCTTCACCCAAGCGCGGCTCGACGACAGCATGTATCGCCGGTTGCGCGATGTGACCGCGGATGAGCTCGGCGCGCTGGCCTGTGCGCACCCGTTGCGCGGGGCCGATGGCGCCGATGATGAGTGGGATTTCGATGTCCCGCTGCTCCCCGGCGATCATGTGACCGACGAGGCTGGCACCGGGTTCGTGCATACTGCGCCCAGCCATGGCGATGACGACTATCAGATCGGTGTCAAATACGGGCTGTCGATGACCTATAACGTGCTGGAAGATGGCTCTTTCCGGCCCGATCTGCCGTTTTTCGGCGGCACGCTGATCCTCAAGCCGAATGGCAAAGAGGGGAACGCCAACACAACCGTCATCGACAAACTGGTCGAGGTTGGGGCGCTTTTGGCGCGCGGACGTCTGAAACACAGCTACCCGCATAGCTGGCGGTCGAAAGCCCCGCTGATCTTCCGCAACACGCCGCAATGGTTCGCCGCGATCGACCGCGAGGTGGGGGACGGCCAAGACACTTATGGCAAAACGATCCGTGAACGGGCACTGACCTCCATCGATCAATTGGTGGAATGGACGCCGCAAACCGGGCGGAACCGGCTCTATTCGATGATCGAAGCGCGGCCCGATTGGGTGCTCTCGCGGCAGCGCGCCTGGGGCGTGCCGCTCACCTGTTTCGTCAAGAAAGGCGCCAAGCCGACGGATGCCGACTTCCTCCTGCGCGATGAGGCGGTGAATGCCCGCATCCTCGCCGCATTCGAAGAAGAAGGTGCGGATGCCTGGTATCAGGACGGGGCGAAAGAGCGGTTCCTGGGCAATGATCACAATGCCGAGGATTACGACCAAGTCTTTGATATCCTTGATGTCTGGTTCGATTCCGGCTCCACGCATGCCTTCGTTCTGCGGGACCGCGAGGACGGGTCGGAGGATGGCATCGCCGATGTCTATCTCGAAGGCACCGATCAGCATCGCGGCTGGTTCCATTCCTCGATGCTGCAAGCTTGCGGCACCAAGGGGCGCGCACCATACCGCGCGGTGGTGACCCATGCGTTCACGCTGGATGAGAAGGGCATGAAAATGTCCAAGAGCTTGGGCAACACCATCGTGCCTGAGCAGGTTGTGAAGCAATACGGCGCTGACATCCTCCGCCTTTGGGTGGCGCAGACCGATTATGTGCATGACCATCGGATCGGGCCGGAAATCCTGAAAGGCGTCGCCGACAGCTATCGCCGCTTGCGCAACACGATGCGCTTCATGTTGGGCAGCCTCGCCGATTTCACCGAGGCCGACCGGGTGGAGCCCGCCGAGATGCCGGAGTTGGAACGGTGGGTGCTGCATCGCCTGGCCGAGCTCGATCATCAGGTGCGCACGGGCTATGCGAGTTATGATTTCCAGGGCGTGTTCCAGGCGGTTTTCACCTTTGCGACGACGGACTTGTCGGCCCTCTATTTCGACATCCGCAAAGACGCGCTTTATTGCGACGGAGACACGGCGCGGCGGCGCGCGGCGCGTACGGTGCTCGATATCCTGTTCCACCGGTTGACCAGCTGGCTCGCGCCGGTTCTGGTCTTCACGATGGAGGAGGTCTGGCTGGAGCGGTTCCCGGGCGATGACAGCTCGATCCACTTGATGGATTTCCCGGATACGCCCGGCGAATGGCGCGATGAGCCGCTGGCGCAGAAATGGGCCAAGATCCGCACCGCGCGCCGGGTTGTAACGGCGGCCTTGGAGATCCAGCGTCAGGACAAGGTGATCGGTGCCTCGCTTGAGGCCGCGCCCGTGGTCCATGCTCGTGACCCCGAGATGCTGGAGGTTCTGAAATCCGTGGCGTTTGACGACATCACGATCACCTCCGCCCTGACCCTGACCGGAGACCCGGTCCCGGCGGAGGCGTTCCGCTTGCCAGAAACCGAGGGCGTCGGCGTGGTGTTCGAACCTGCCGAGGGCGAGAAATGCCAGCGCTGCTGGAAAATCCTCCCCGATGTGGGGCGGCATGCGCATCCGGGTGTCTGCGGGCGGTGCGATGAGGCGCTAAGCTGATCCGAACATGTGTCGCGGGCTGAGCGGCTCGCGGCACGCCGTGGCGATTTGGTGCCTTTGGCTGGTCAGTTTGCGGCTTGCCGGATCAAGGCCACCAGCGCCGGTGTCGGCAAGGGTTGACTGGGGAGCAGTTTCACATGCCGCCCAGTCTTGCTGGCGCCTTTGAGCAATTCGTCCGGGTCATCCAACTCGGCACCATGCACAAAGCCAAGATGTGCGCGGGCTTTGCCGCCATAGAGGTAGATGACGGGCTCCCCCTCTGCATTGAACCAAACGGGCGCGCCCCATTTCATGCCGGAAGCGGCCTCTGGAAGCGTATCTTCGAGAAGCGATTGCAACGCCTCCAACAACTCCCGAACCGGTTCGGGTCTGACGGCGATATATTCGGGAATTGTGGGCGGTGCTTTGGCCATAACCCAATTCTGCCACAAGGTTGCATTGTCGGTATTGCTTTGGATCAACCTCACGCGTTTGGCACGCGTGCGATTGTGCATCAGAGAACACGGACCTGTGGCTTGGGTTGCCCGCCCCGGCGGTCTAGATTGATGGCAACGCATCTGCCGTTCGGCAAGAAAAGGACCAACCGACATGACTGACAGCTACACCCCGCCCACCGTCTGGACTTGGGAGCAGGGCAATGGGGGTGAATTCGCCTCGATCAACCGGCCCATCGCCGGGCCGACTCATGACAAAGACCTGCCCGTGGGTATACATCCGTTGCAGCTCTACTCCCTGGCGACGCCCAATGGGGTGAAGGTCACGGTTCTACTTGAGGAGCTGTTGGCCGCGGGCCATGCAGATGCCGAATACGATGCTTGGCTGATCAACATCTCCGAGGGCGATCAGTTCGGCAGTGGCTTTGTCGATGTGAACCCCAATTCGAAAATCCCTGCGCTGATGGATCGCTCCACCACGCCGCCGACGCGGATTTTCGAATCCGGTGCGATCCTGCTCTACCTGGCCGAGAAGCATGGGGCCTTCGTGACCGACGCGAAAGATCGGCCCGAGATGCTGTCTTGGCTCTTCTGGCAGATGGGGTCCGCGCCCTATCTGGGCGGCGGGTTTGGCCATTTCTACGCCTATGCGCCCGAGAAATGGCAATACCCGGTCGACCGGTTCGCCATGGAGACCAAGCGCCAGCTCGATGTGCTGAACCGGCATTTGGCGGATAACGAGTGGATGGCCGGCGGGGTCTATACGATTGCCGATATGGCGATCTGGGCCTGGTATGGGCAGTTGGTTCTGGGCCGTCTCTATAGCGCGGCGGAGTTTCTGGATGTGGCCAGCTACACCCATGTGGTGGACTGGGCCGAACGTATCGACGCCCGCTCCGCCGTGCAGCGCGGCCGGATGGTCAACCGCGCCTTCGGTGAGCCCGAGATGCAGCTTCATGAGCGCCATGATGCCAGCGATTTCGAGACCAAGACCCAAGACAAACTGGATGCAGCGGAGTAGCCGATGGCGGCACAGGCAAGCGTCGAAACCCCCGTCGGTTGGTTAACCCTGACCGAGGAAGATGGCGCGATCACGGCTGTCAATTGGCGGGCAGGGGCGGGGGCGGCAGAAACTCCCGTCCTACGTCAAGCGGTCGCCGAGATTGACGCCTATTTCGCCGGGGACTTGACCGAGTTTACGGTGCCGCTGGCCGCAAAGGGGTCTGACTTTCAAATCGCGGTTTGTGATGCGATTTCGGCCATTCCCTTTGGCTATACGCGAACATATGGCGAGATCGCGAAAGACCTCGATCAATCCGCACAATCCGTTGGCCAAGCCTGCGGCGGCAATCCGATCCCGATCCTCATTCCATGCCACCGGGTGATGGGGGCCAAGGGCCTGACCGGGTTTTCCGGCGCAGGCGGGGTGGAGACCAAGGTTGCGCTACTGCGCCATGAAGGGGCGGCCTCCCTGCTGATCTAAGAGACGTTCATCGTTGAGAGGGAACCGGAATTTTTAAAAATTCCGGCCCGGAAAATTCATATTTTCCGGCGCCCTCACCCCTTGGTGCCGGACCAGGTTAGCTGCGCGTCTCCGGCCGTCATCGGCCCGCCCGCGCGATCAAACCGCAGATAGGCCAGCGCTTTGTTGCCCGATTGCGTGTGCAGCACCCCAACAGCGCGTCCATCCTCGGCCAGTATCTCCGTGCCAACCGGTGCCGCCCCATCAATCTCAACCTGAGCCAGACCTTTGCGCAACTCCGTCTTATGCTTCATCCGCGCCGTCACCTCTTGGCCCACATAGCAGCCCTTCCGATGATCCACGCCCGCGAGCCGATCAAACCCCATTTCCAGGATAAAACTCTCCTCTGGCCGCAACTCGACCCCGGTTTCCGGGATCACATGCGCCACCCGGATCGCCACCCAATCGATTTCCGGTGCTTCACCGTCGATCCCATAGCCCCGCCAGCCAAGCGCCGGATCGCGCGGGTCGGCCCAAGCACCATCCGGTACTGCGCCCAAGCCGCGCACGACGCCCAAACCGCTATCCTCAATCGTCACATCGGCGCGCAGCTTGTACATCATCAAGCGCTGCGCCAGCTTCGGGGCGATCTCCGCCTTCACATCCAGGAGGATGTGATCGCCCTGATCCAGCAAGAAGAAATCGGCCAGATACTTCCCTTGAGGGCTTAAGAGCGCGGTGTAGACCAAACCGCCGCCGACCGGTTTCACATCATGGGTGACCAACCCGTGCAGAAAATGCGCCCGATCCGCGCCACCGATCTTTAGCACCATTCGGTCCGTCGCAATTTCGCCTGGCATATCACCGCTCCTGATATCTCAAATCACACCTAATCATGACCGGGTCCCTGCCAAGACCTGTCCAGCCAATTGACCGCACGCACGCGCCGATTTACCCCTGATTTATCCGCGAAAGAAAGACCCCATCATGAGCCTTGCCAACGGTCGCCACTACCTTGCCATCCCCGGCCCCTCGGTTATGCCTGACCGGGTGCTGCAAGCCATGCACCGCCCCGCGCCGAATATCTACACCGGCGAGTTGGTCGACATGGTGGCCACCATCGTCCCCGATCTGAAAGCCGTCGCGCGGACGGAACATAACGTCGCGATGTATATCTGCAATGGCCATGGAGCCTGGGAAGCGGCGTTGACCAACACGCTCAGCCGCGGTGACAAGATTCTGATCCTGAGCACCGGGCGGTTCTGTCTGGGATGGGGCGAGATGGCGACGGCGCTTGGAGTCGAGGCGCAAGTGATCGATTTCGGTCAGACCGCGGATATCGATATGGCGCGCGTCGCCGAGGCGCTGGCTGCGGATAAAGCCCATGAGATCAAGGCTGTGTTGGCGGTTCAGGTGGACACCTCCACCTCGGTCAAGAACGACATCTTGGCCCTGCGGCAGACGCTTGATGCAGCGGACCACCCGGCGCTGCTGTTTTCCGACAACATCGCCTGTCTCGGTTGTGACGCGTTTGAGATGGATGCCTGGGGCGTCGATCTGATGGTCACCGGCAGTCAGAAAGGCTTGATGACCCCGCCGGGCATGGGCTTTGTCTATTATGGTCCGAAGGCCGAGGCCGCCCGGGACCGCGCCGATCTGGTGACGCCCTATTGGGATTGGCGTCCGCGCACCGATCCAGACATCTTCTATAAGTATTTCTGCGGAACGGCCCCGACGCATCACCTCTATGGGCTGCGCGTGGCGCTGGATATGATCCTAAAGGAAGAGGGGCTGGAGCAGGTTTGGGGTCGCCACGCGACTCTCGCCCGGGCGATCTGGACGGCCTTCGAAGCCTGGGGGCAAAGCGGCGCGATGCGATTGAACATCGCCGAGGCCGACAAACGCAGCAACGCGGTGACCACCGTCAATATGGGCGGCGGCAACGGCGCGCGGCTGCGCGATTGGATGATTGCCGAGGCGGGCGTGACCCTAGGCGTGCCGCTTGGCATGGACGATGCGCCAGAGGATTATTTCCGCATTGGCCATATGGGCCATGTGAATGCGCAGATGGTTCTGGGCGTGTTGGGCAGCCTCCAGGCGGGCATGAGTGCATTGCAAATCGCGCATGACCCCAACGGGTTGAGCGCGGCTGCCGAGGTGATTTCAGGCGCTGCTTAACTGGCCTCTGCCTCGGAGAGCGCCTCCGGCAGCGCGGCCTCGAACAGAGCCAAATCGGACTCTCTGCCGCATGACACGCGAATGCAGCGGTCTTGCGGCGGGGTAAACGGCATCCGCACGAAAATCCCGCGTTTGATCAGCGCGGCCAACACTGCACGGGCGAAATCACCATCGCTACCGCAATCGATCGTCACGAAATTGGTTGCCGAGGGCAGCGGTATCAGCCCATTTGTGCGTGCGATTTGGCCAATCCGATCGCGGGCTTTGGCGATCTCGGCGATGGTTCTATTGAGATACGCCTGATCCTCCAGCGCAGCCAGTCCGGCGGCTTGCGCCAGCCGCCCCATGCCAAAATGATTTCGAATTTTGTTGAAAGCCGTGATCAGATCCGCATGGGCCAGCGCATAGCCAACCCGCAAGCCCGCCAACCCGTAAGCCTTTGAAAAGGTGCGAAAACGAATGACGCGCTGATCGTCCATATCCAAAGCCGGCGCCGTGTCCGCCGGTGCTGTGTCCACATAGGCTTCATCCAGCGCCAGCAGGCATCCGTCGGGCACCGCGTCGTCTCATCGCCTGCACCGTCGCGGCGCCATGCCAGCTTCCCATCGGATTGTCCGGGTTCGCCAAGTAGATCAGCTTGGCGCGCGCGTCCCGGGCGCGGGTGATCAGCGCATCGGGGTTTTCGTGATCGCCTTGATAAGGCACCTGATGCAGCGCGCCGCCAAAACCAGTCACGTGATAGTTGAAGGTCGGATAGGCCCCGACGGAGGTCACCACCGCATCCCCTGGCGCGATCAGCAGCCGGCAGAGATAGCCCAGGAGCCCGTCAATCCCTTCCCCAACAACGATATTTTCCGACCTGACACCATGATGGGCGGCCAGCGCCTGGCGCAACTCATGCGCTTCGGGGTCGCCATACATCCAAGCATCCTGCGCGGCCTCGGCGATTGCGGTTTTCACCTTCGGCGAGGGCCCGAACACGCTTTCATTGGCCCCCAACCGGGCGGCAAATTCTGCGCCACGGGCGCGTTCCTGTGTCTCGGGGCCGACAAAGGGCACGGAGGCGGGCAGGGTTTCGACAAGTTGGGCATAACGAGGTCCGGTCATGACCGGAGAGAAGCCCGAAATCGAGGCAAAGCACAAGCCGGGAGTGATGCCGAATAGGTTACGAAAAATCCGCGCCTCGGCGATTTTCGTAACCTATTTGATGCGTCACAGCTGCGACCTGACCTAGCCGATCTCTTCGAGTCGGGCGAGAGCGTCGCGGATTTTGCCCTCTTCCTCCTCGCGGACGGCGAGATTGTTGCGGGTTTCCTCCACCACGGCGGCAGGCGCGCTTTCGGCGAATTTCGGGTTGTTGAGCCGTCCGCGCAACCCGCCCAACTCCTTGGCCAGTTTGCCCAAGACCTTCTCCAGCCGGGCCTTCTCCTCATCCACGTCGATGATATCGGCGATCGGCAGACCGAAGACACCGCCCTCAACCGCCACGGTCACGGCACCCTTCGGTAAGTTATCGACAACGGTCAGGCTATCGACCCGCGCGATCCGCTGAATGATCGCGGCGTTCTGGTTCCAGGCGGCTTGGCCGCGCGCGTCCAACTCGGCCTGCAACAGCGGCACTTTCAGGCCAGCGGGCACATGCATCTGCATCCGGACGGAGCGGATTTCGTCAATCATGGCAATGACCCAGGAGATTTCCCGGTCGGCCTCTTCGTCGATCAGTTCCGCGCCATAGCTCGGCCAATCGGCATGGATCAGCATTTTGGGGCGCTCGGCGATCTGCCCCCAAAGCTCTTCGGTGACAAAGGGCATCACTGGGTGGAGCAGGATCAGGCACTGGTCGATCACCCAGGCCATGGTGGCGCGGGTTTCGGCGATCACGGCCTCGTCGCCGGAGGCGAAAAGCGGCTTGGCGAATTCCAGATACCAATCGCAGACCCGGCCCCAAGTGGTGGCGTAAAGCCCGTTGGCGGCGTCGTTGAAGCGATAAGCGGTGAGCGCCTCGTCATGGGCGACGCGGGCGCGCGCGATCTCGCCCACGATCCATTTGTTCACGGTCTGGGTCACAGAGGCGGGGTCGAACCCGTCCATCGGTTTGCAGTCGTTCATCTCCGCGAACCGCGCGGCGTTCCAGAGCTTTGTGCCGAAATTCCGATACCCCGCCACGCGGTCATCGGAGAGTTTCACGTCCCGCCCCATCGCGGCCATGGACGCCATGGTGAAGCGCAGCGCGTCGGCGCCGTAGCTGTCGATCAGTTCCAGCGGGTCGAGCACGTTGCCGATGCTCTTCGACATTTTCCGGCCCTTCTCGTCGCGGACGAGGGCGTGAACATAGACATCCTTGAACGGGACTTCATCGACTACGGCAAGCTGCATCATCATCATCCGGGCGACCCAGAAGAAGATGATGTCGAAGCCGGAGATTAGGACGGAGGTTGGGAAATAGCGTTCCAGTTCAGGGGTTTGCTCGGGCCAGCCGAGCGTACCAATGGGCCAGAGGCCCGACGAGAACCAGGTGTCGAGAACGTCGGGATCGCGGTAGATGTAAATGTCATTGCGTTTGGTTGGTTCTAGCGAAGCAACATGCGCAAAAGCTTCGGCTTCATTCTCAAACGAAAACACTTCGCAGCCAGTTCGCTCCTTCGCAAGTCGTAGGGCTTCTGCCTCGTTAGGCGCACAGTAGACAAGGGCGTCTGAGCCGAGGTTGCCCGAACGAATATCCAAAAGCTGCTGCTCAACAAAAGCAATCGCAGCGTCGATTTTATCTCTTTTCTCGTCATCTTTGGTTCGACGATCCACAGAAGCCGTTCTTTTTAGTTCTTCTAAAGTGTTTGCGACAATTGCTTCTCTGTCCGCCGCATACCAAACCGGAATCTGGTGCCCCCACCAGAGCTGGCGTGAAATGGTCCAGGGCTGGATGTTTTCCAGCCAGTTGAAATACACCTTCCGGTGCTGCTCGGGCATGATGTTGGTGCGCCCGTTGCGAACCGCCTCCAATGCGGGTTCGACGATCTTGGCGGTGTCTACGAACCATTGATCGGTCAGGAACGGTTCGACCGAAACCTTGGAGCGGTCGCCATGGGGGACCATGTGCCGATCTGCGTCGATCCCATCGAGCCAGCCATTGTCCTCGGCCCAGGTGACAATCGCATCGCGGGCCTCATAGCGGTCGGCTCCGTCCAGCCGTTCGATGGCGGCCGCGATCAGGTCTTCCGGGCAACCTTCGGCGAAATCGGCATTGCCCCGCAGCGCCATCGCGGCCTTGGTGTCCATCACGTTGATGACGCGAAGGCCGGTGCGTTGGCCCACATCCCAGTCGTTGAAATCATGGGCCGGGGTGATTTTCACCGCACCGGTGCCCTTTTCCGGGTCGGCATAGCTGTCGGCCACGATAGGCACGCGCCGCCCGGTGATCGGCAGGATCACGTGCTTGCCAATCAGATGGGCATAGCGCCGGTCATCGGGATGGACCGCGACGCCGGTATCGCCCAACATGGTTTCGGGCCGGGTCGTGGCGACGGTCAGGTAATCGCGGGTCTCGGTGTCGGTGACATTGCCGTCCGCGTCGAATTCCACCGGGTGTTCATAGCTCTCGCCATCCTCCAACGGATAGCGCAGGCGCCACATATACCCGTCTTTCTCGATTTGCTCCACTTCGAGGTCGGAAATCGCAGTTTCAAAATGTGGGTCCCAGTTCACCAGGCGTTTGCCGCGATAGATGTAGCCCTTGTTATACATCTCCACGAAGACCTTGATGACCGCATCGTGGAAATTGCCCTGCTCGCCGTCGGGCGCATTGGGCGCGCCGGACATGGTGAAAGCGTTGCGGGACCAGTCGCAGGAGGCACCGAGGCGTTTGAGCTGGTTGATGATGGTATCGCCGCTTTCGGTCTTCCACTCCCAGACCTTCTTCAGGAAATCCTCCCGGCCCAGATCGCGGCGGGTGGCATTGCCCTCGGCGGCCAGTTTGCGCTCAACGACCATCTGCGTGGCGATGCCTGCATGGTCCTGCCCTGGTTGCCAGAGCGTGTCGAAGCCGCGCATCCGGTGCCAGCGGGTCAGGATGTCCTGCAGCGTGTTGTTAAAGGCGTGGCCCACATGCAGCGAGCCGGTCACATTCGGCGGCGGGATCATGATGCAGAAGGTCTCGTCGCGCGACGCGTTTGCGCCAGCTTTGAAAGCGCCCG includes:
- a CDS encoding valine--tRNA ligase, whose protein sequence is MEKTFNAAEAEARIYAEWEASGAFKAGANASRDETFCIMIPPPNVTGSLHVGHAFNNTLQDILTRWHRMRGFDTLWQPGQDHAGIATQMVVERKLAAEGNATRRDLGREDFLKKVWEWKTESGDTIINQLKRLGASCDWSRNAFTMSGAPNAPDGEQGNFHDAVIKVFVEMYNKGYIYRGKRLVNWDPHFETAISDLEVEQIEKDGYMWRLRYPLEDGESYEHPVEFDADGNVTDTETRDYLTVATTRPETMLGDTGVAVHPDDRRYAHLIGKHVILPITGRRVPIVADSYADPEKGTGAVKITPAHDFNDWDVGQRTGLRVINVMDTKAAMALRGNADFAEGCPEDLIAAAIERLDGADRYEARDAIVTWAEDNGWLDGIDADRHMVPHGDRSKVSVEPFLTDQWFVDTAKIVEPALEAVRNGRTNIMPEQHRKVYFNWLENIQPWTISRQLWWGHQIPVWYAADREAIVANTLEELKRTASVDRRTKDDEKRDKIDAAIAFVEQQLLDIRSGNLGSDALVYCAPNEAEALRLAKERTGCEVFSFENEAEAFAHVASLEPTKRNDIYIYRDPDVLDTWFSSGLWPIGTLGWPEQTPELERYFPTSVLISGFDIIFFWVARMMMMQLAVVDEVPFKDVYVHALVRDEKGRKMSKSIGNVLDPLELIDSYGADALRFTMASMAAMGRDVKLSDDRVAGYRNFGTKLWNAARFAEMNDCKPMDGFDPASVTQTVNKWIVGEIARARVAHDEALTAYRFNDAANGLYATTWGRVCDWYLEFAKPLFASGDEAVIAETRATMAWVIDQCLILLHPVMPFVTEELWGQIAERPKMLIHADWPSYGAELIDEEADREISWVIAMIDEIRSVRMQMHVPAGLKVPLLQAELDARGQAAWNQNAAIIQRIARVDSLTVVDNLPKGAVTVAVEGGVFGLPIADIIDVDEEKARLEKVLGKLAKELGGLRGRLNNPKFAESAPAAVVEETRNNLAVREEEEGKIRDALARLEEIG